From one Flavobacterium kingsejongi genomic stretch:
- a CDS encoding GNAT family N-acetyltransferase, producing the protein MNLPITTVSKHEYDSIIVLWEASVRATHHFIREEDILYYKPLIRNEYLKSVSLYAIRTAENTIAGFMGISGPNLEMLFIHPDHLRKGFGKILLQHGIVAMNVSKVEVNEENTEALHFYQKFGFNVVGRSETDSAGKKYPLLHLEL; encoded by the coding sequence ATGAATTTGCCGATCACAACTGTATCCAAACACGAGTACGACAGTATTATTGTGCTATGGGAAGCTTCAGTTCGGGCGACACATCATTTTATACGGGAAGAAGACATACTGTATTATAAGCCGCTCATACGAAATGAATATCTTAAAAGCGTTTCCCTCTATGCCATCCGGACAGCTGAAAATACTATCGCTGGTTTTATGGGAATTTCCGGGCCTAATCTTGAGATGTTATTCATCCATCCGGATCATTTGCGCAAGGGCTTTGGAAAAATACTATTGCAACATGGTATTGTGGCAATGAATGTCTCCAAAGTAGAGGTCAATGAAGAGAATACGGAAGCACTCCATTTTTATCAGAAATTTGGTTTCAACGTGGTTGGCCGTTCCGAAACAGATAGTGCCGGAAAAAAATATCCGTTGCTTCACCTCGAATTATAA
- a CDS encoding OmpA family protein, which produces MKKALLYSLLLLLLGSTGYSQKGKLEKANKQYERLAYKDAIKTYERIVEKGYKSADIVQKLGNAYYFNGEFDQANKWYGELFALNANPEPEYYYRYAQTLKSEGQYDKANEMLTLFAQKNSTDSRAKLFNADKDYLQDIKQNSGRYTIETVGINSRYSDYGASFYGDKIVFASSRDMPGTVRRRAKWTNQSFTNLYVSDTKADGSLSKPKTFKKPVNSKFHESTPVFTKDGKTMYFTRNNYNKGKKGKDGEEVTLLKIYKAEFIKGKWENVTELPFCSDNYSVAHPALSPDGKTLYFASNMAGSLGQSDIFKVGINEDGTFGEPLNLGNTINTEGKETFPFISENNELYFASDGRQGLGGFDIFVSKIGKDGRYQTVYNVGAPVNGPMDDFAFIIDTNTKTGYFSSNRSGGEGYDDIYRLKELTPIKFETKPLIAGKVTGLEDGLPIENAKVIVFDTNFKIIKEAFTDKDGHYELELDKGDTYYVRVEKEGFAMREKMITVDQKTQLTDLPFALKKRSKEDIIVGSDLAKAFQIDVIYFDLNKSNIRPDAAEDLGKIIDLMRAYPKIKIDVRSHTDSRASGIYNLKLSNRRAKATMAYLIEKGISPERITGKGYGETRLLNNCTDGQPCTEAQHQENRRSEFIITAM; this is translated from the coding sequence ATGAAAAAAGCTCTACTTTATAGTCTGCTCTTACTCCTTTTGGGAAGTACGGGATATTCACAAAAAGGCAAACTGGAAAAAGCCAATAAGCAATACGAACGGCTGGCCTATAAGGATGCGATAAAAACCTACGAAAGAATAGTCGAAAAAGGCTATAAATCAGCTGATATCGTACAGAAATTAGGAAATGCATACTATTTTAATGGAGAATTCGATCAGGCTAATAAATGGTATGGCGAATTGTTTGCACTCAATGCCAATCCGGAACCGGAATATTATTACCGTTACGCCCAAACGCTTAAATCCGAAGGGCAGTATGACAAGGCAAATGAAATGCTAACGCTGTTTGCACAAAAAAACAGTACGGATAGCCGTGCAAAACTTTTTAATGCGGACAAGGATTACCTGCAGGATATCAAACAAAATTCAGGGCGGTACACTATTGAGACTGTCGGGATTAATTCGAGATATTCCGATTATGGCGCATCGTTTTACGGAGACAAAATTGTATTTGCTTCCTCAAGGGATATGCCGGGAACAGTACGCCGCCGTGCAAAATGGACCAATCAGTCTTTTACCAATCTGTATGTATCCGACACGAAAGCCGACGGAAGTTTATCCAAACCAAAGACGTTTAAGAAACCCGTAAATTCAAAATTCCACGAGTCTACGCCTGTTTTTACCAAAGACGGTAAAACGATGTACTTTACCCGGAACAATTATAACAAAGGTAAAAAAGGAAAAGATGGGGAAGAAGTGACTTTACTCAAGATATACAAAGCAGAATTTATAAAAGGGAAGTGGGAAAATGTTACCGAATTGCCTTTTTGCAGCGATAATTACAGTGTGGCACATCCAGCACTTAGCCCGGATGGCAAAACATTATATTTTGCTTCCAATATGGCCGGAAGCCTGGGGCAATCGGATATATTTAAAGTCGGAATTAATGAAGATGGAACCTTTGGAGAACCCCTAAACCTTGGAAATACAATTAATACGGAAGGGAAAGAAACGTTTCCTTTTATCTCTGAAAATAATGAACTCTATTTTGCTTCTGACGGAAGGCAGGGACTGGGTGGATTTGATATTTTCGTTTCCAAGATAGGAAAAGATGGACGGTACCAGACAGTATATAATGTAGGGGCGCCGGTGAATGGCCCGATGGATGATTTTGCTTTTATCATTGATACTAATACCAAAACCGGATATTTCAGTTCGAATCGTTCCGGAGGAGAGGGCTATGATGATATTTATAGATTGAAGGAACTGACGCCAATTAAATTTGAAACGAAACCACTGATTGCCGGAAAAGTGACCGGTTTGGAAGATGGCCTGCCGATAGAGAATGCCAAAGTGATCGTTTTTGATACCAATTTTAAAATCATTAAAGAAGCCTTTACGGATAAAGATGGGCACTATGAATTGGAACTGGATAAGGGGGATACCTATTATGTCAGGGTCGAAAAAGAAGGTTTTGCGATGCGGGAAAAAATGATTACCGTAGATCAGAAAACCCAATTGACAGATCTCCCTTTTGCGCTTAAAAAGAGAAGCAAAGAAGATATAATTGTAGGAAGCGATCTGGCCAAAGCCTTTCAGATAGACGTTATTTATTTTGACCTTAATAAGTCGAATATCCGTCCCGATGCTGCCGAAGATTTAGGAAAAATTATTGACCTGATGCGGGCCTACCCCAAAATAAAAATTGATGTACGCTCCCACACCGATAGTCGTGCGAGTGGAATCTATAACCTTAAATTATCCAATCGTAGGGCAAAAGCCACTATGGCATACCTGATTGAAAAAGGGATAAGTCCGGAAAGGATCACCGGGAAAGGATATGGAGAAACCCGTTTACTGAACAATTGTACCGATGGACAGCCATGTACCGAAGCGCAACATCAGGAAAACCGGAGAAGTGAATTTATTATCACGGCAATGTAA
- a CDS encoding DUF4139 domain-containing protein, producing the protein MKNMLFLCAFLFSLTGFAQQPIFTTAKVKSATVYYNGAELSHAASVYIPAGTSEIVIRNVANRLDENTIQVAVPASVTVMSVQFTTNYISEYDDENAIPGIKIVRDSIRRVQKEIAQIGIEKNVQEKTLQLLDKNQQVAGANTGMSVTELMKLVEYYKMKQTEISKTIVVLQDKQELLNKRLQVLNTRLETSTQKGEKMASGKLVLQVMNDSAGTIPFEVGYTTPLASWSPFYDLRADNISSPINLMYKARVAQNTGVDWKKVKLTLSNGSPNRDNQAPELQPWFLNLNYPVTGYSSYAPAALSKVEGRVSGIALEEVVMVKKEKASVSNYTTIKENQLNVTFDIDLPYDILSNGKMHSVALKSLELPVSYKYYAAPKVEKEAFLMADIIDYSKYNLLPGEANIIFEGLNIGKTVINPERTSDTLSLSMGRDKKIVITREKIADKSGTKFMSSYKEQTFTYDIVVRNTKKEAITMLLKDQFPLSTDKEIMVELLQSDKAKINTETGLLSWDLKLSPNETKKIRISYKVKYPKDRILGNLYQ; encoded by the coding sequence ATGAAAAATATGCTATTCTTATGTGCTTTTTTATTCAGCCTGACGGGCTTTGCACAGCAACCTATTTTTACAACGGCAAAAGTCAAATCGGCTACCGTATATTATAATGGAGCCGAATTATCCCATGCTGCTTCGGTATATATACCAGCGGGAACAAGTGAAATCGTAATCCGGAATGTTGCCAACCGATTGGATGAAAATACAATCCAGGTGGCGGTACCGGCATCTGTAACAGTAATGTCGGTACAGTTCACTACTAATTATATCTCCGAATATGATGATGAAAATGCGATACCCGGCATAAAAATAGTCCGGGACAGTATCAGGCGGGTACAAAAGGAAATTGCCCAAATTGGAATTGAAAAAAATGTCCAGGAAAAAACATTGCAACTGCTGGATAAAAATCAACAGGTGGCAGGAGCAAATACGGGAATGAGCGTTACTGAACTCATGAAACTGGTGGAGTATTATAAAATGAAGCAAACGGAAATCAGCAAAACAATTGTGGTTTTACAGGACAAGCAGGAACTATTGAATAAAAGGCTGCAGGTTTTGAATACGCGTTTGGAAACCAGTACCCAAAAAGGAGAAAAAATGGCTTCCGGTAAATTGGTTTTGCAGGTTATGAACGATTCGGCCGGTACAATTCCGTTTGAGGTGGGCTATACTACACCACTGGCTTCCTGGAGTCCTTTTTATGATCTTCGTGCGGATAATATTTCCAGCCCGATCAACCTGATGTACAAAGCAAGAGTGGCTCAGAATACCGGAGTGGATTGGAAGAAAGTAAAATTAACACTCTCCAATGGCAGCCCTAACCGCGATAATCAGGCACCGGAGTTGCAACCTTGGTTCCTCAATTTGAACTATCCGGTAACAGGGTATTCGAGTTATGCTCCTGCTGCACTAAGTAAAGTAGAAGGTAGAGTAAGCGGCATTGCTTTGGAAGAAGTGGTCATGGTTAAAAAAGAGAAAGCTTCGGTATCCAATTATACAACAATCAAAGAGAATCAGCTGAATGTGACTTTTGATATTGACCTGCCCTATGATATTTTATCCAATGGGAAAATGCATAGTGTTGCCCTGAAATCCTTGGAACTTCCGGTTTCGTATAAGTATTATGCAGCACCAAAAGTGGAGAAAGAAGCGTTCCTGATGGCCGATATTATTGATTATTCCAAATACAACCTTTTACCGGGTGAGGCGAATATTATTTTTGAAGGATTGAATATTGGGAAAACGGTTATCAATCCGGAACGCACTTCGGATACCCTGAGCCTGAGTATGGGAAGGGATAAGAAAATTGTAATTACAAGGGAAAAAATTGCCGATAAATCGGGAACCAAATTTATGTCTTCGTATAAAGAACAAACCTTTACATACGATATTGTGGTTCGGAATACTAAAAAAGAAGCGATAACCATGCTGTTAAAAGACCAGTTTCCACTCAGTACGGATAAGGAAATTATGGTAGAGTTACTACAAAGCGACAAAGCTAAAATTAATACCGAAACCGGATTACTAAGCTGGGATCTTAAACTATCTCCCAATGAAACAAAAAAAATCAGGATCAGCTATAAAGTGAAATATCCTAAAGACAGGATACTGGGAAATTTGTATCAATAA
- a CDS encoding NAD(P)-dependent oxidoreductase: MNEVKIGWVGLGTMGMPMAKQLMKAGYLVSAYNRSQEKVNALVLQGAHEALSPEELLRNTDVIFVMVSDDVAIQEIFGGNEGLLKAHVSGKIIVNMSTVSPKISEKLAILCQNQGNSYLDAPVSGSVKQALDGQLVIMVGGDETVYEKIKPILEHLGKLSLWIGSNGAGNRAKLAMNTLLGLYAQGLAESVLFANSKGIRTEDLMALINNSALGNVFTRIKGDAIMAEDYQAAFALKHIAKDLRLAKAEGMSGRLAKVSYDTFQKAEAEFGQEDIIAVLKYSQKADKI, encoded by the coding sequence ATGAATGAGGTAAAAATTGGCTGGGTCGGATTGGGAACTATGGGAATGCCTATGGCAAAGCAATTGATGAAAGCCGGCTACCTGGTTTCGGCCTATAACCGCAGTCAGGAAAAAGTAAATGCATTAGTATTGCAGGGTGCTCATGAAGCCCTTTCTCCGGAAGAACTACTCCGGAATACAGATGTTATTTTTGTGATGGTTTCGGATGACGTGGCAATCCAGGAAATATTTGGCGGCAATGAAGGGCTTTTAAAAGCACATGTCTCCGGTAAAATAATTGTTAATATGAGTACGGTTTCGCCTAAAATCAGTGAGAAATTAGCCATCCTATGCCAGAATCAGGGCAATAGTTACCTGGACGCACCGGTATCCGGTAGTGTGAAACAGGCACTGGACGGGCAATTGGTCATTATGGTGGGTGGTGATGAAACTGTCTACGAAAAGATAAAACCTATCCTGGAACATTTGGGAAAATTATCGTTATGGATCGGATCCAATGGTGCGGGAAACCGGGCAAAATTAGCTATGAATACACTTCTCGGGTTGTATGCACAAGGGCTGGCAGAATCGGTGCTTTTTGCAAATTCCAAAGGGATCAGGACTGAAGACCTTATGGCATTGATTAACAATAGTGCTTTAGGGAATGTCTTTACACGAATAAAAGGCGATGCCATAATGGCCGAAGATTACCAGGCTGCTTTTGCGCTCAAGCATATTGCTAAAGATTTGCGGTTAGCGAAGGCGGAAGGCATGTCGGGGCGATTGGCAAAAGTAAGTTATGATACCTTCCAGAAAGCCGAAGCTGAATTTGGGCAAGAAGATATTATCGCAGTATTGAAATACAGCCAGAAAGCAGATAAAATATAA
- a CDS encoding type IX secretion system membrane protein PorP/SprF gives MKTKLIFFVLMLVTVSSYAQQDAQYTQYMYNPININPAYAGSREALSIFGLHRTQWVGLDGAPVTNAASIHTPIENTNIGIGLSFVNDKIGPSDQNNISVDFSYTVPTSETFQLSFGLKATADLLNIDYTKLNIYNPSDPRFQNNVDNKFSPNIGAGIYFHSDQTYIGLSVPNFLETKHYDDNSTSVAQERLHYYFMAGHVFDLSYDVKFKPSLLTKVVQGAPLQVDLSANFLFFDKLTLGAAYRWSAAVSGMAGFQVSDAIFVGYAYDAESTKLANYNSGSHEIFLRFELFRNYDRMITPRFF, from the coding sequence ATGAAAACAAAATTAATATTCTTCGTTTTGATGTTGGTGACGGTAAGCAGTTATGCGCAACAGGATGCGCAATACACGCAATACATGTACAATCCGATCAATATCAATCCGGCCTATGCGGGATCACGGGAAGCATTGAGCATTTTCGGATTGCACAGGACACAATGGGTGGGACTTGACGGGGCACCGGTAACCAATGCAGCATCGATACATACTCCGATCGAAAACACCAATATAGGTATTGGACTCTCCTTTGTAAATGACAAGATAGGGCCATCGGATCAGAATAATATTTCGGTTGATTTCTCTTATACCGTACCTACATCGGAAACGTTCCAGTTATCCTTTGGGCTTAAAGCCACTGCCGATTTATTGAATATTGATTATACCAAATTGAATATCTACAATCCATCAGATCCAAGATTTCAGAATAATGTTGATAACAAGTTTTCCCCTAATATTGGTGCCGGTATATATTTTCATTCCGATCAGACCTATATTGGATTGTCAGTCCCTAACTTTTTAGAGACCAAACATTATGACGATAACAGTACTTCTGTAGCCCAGGAACGACTGCACTATTACTTTATGGCGGGCCATGTTTTTGACCTGAGCTATGATGTAAAGTTTAAGCCTTCGCTGCTTACCAAAGTAGTACAGGGAGCGCCATTGCAGGTAGACCTGTCTGCTAACTTTTTATTCTTCGATAAACTTACGTTAGGTGCCGCATACCGATGGAGTGCTGCAGTGAGTGGTATGGCGGGATTCCAGGTTAGTGACGCGATTTTTGTAGGCTATGCCTATGATGCCGAGAGTACAAAGCTGGCCAATTACAATTCGGGTTCACACGAGATATTCCTGCGTTTTGAATTGTTCCGAAATTATGACCGTATGATAACACCAAGGTTCTTTTAA
- a CDS encoding endonuclease/exonuclease/phosphatase family protein has product MKKIISLFLLLFTLTLSAQVSLVTWNLRDFGKSKSEETIDFIAATVRDHDIIAIQEVVAGYGGAQAVARLADALNRKGAKWDYTISEPTSGDSYKKERYAFLWKTKNITKIGKAWLENHYHEEIDREPYLCTFEYKGKSFTVVTFHAITKKKQPETEIKYFKFLPALYPGKNLIFTGDFNCPQSHTVFNPLKKMGYIPVFALQKTSLKKECANNNCLASEFDNIFYNIAAIRPHTNTALLFFKEFETLEKARSISDHIPLQFSFFPK; this is encoded by the coding sequence ATGAAAAAAATAATCAGCCTCTTCCTCCTTCTTTTTACCCTTACACTTTCTGCCCAAGTATCACTGGTCACCTGGAACCTTCGTGATTTTGGAAAATCAAAATCGGAGGAAACAATCGACTTTATTGCGGCTACTGTGCGGGATCATGATATTATTGCCATTCAGGAAGTTGTAGCAGGATATGGCGGTGCACAGGCGGTAGCACGATTGGCAGATGCCTTAAACCGTAAAGGCGCAAAATGGGATTATACGATCAGTGAGCCTACATCGGGAGATTCGTATAAAAAAGAGCGCTATGCCTTTTTATGGAAAACCAAAAACATCACTAAAATTGGCAAAGCGTGGCTGGAAAACCATTACCATGAGGAAATTGACCGGGAGCCCTACCTCTGCACTTTCGAATACAAAGGCAAGAGCTTTACTGTAGTTACTTTTCATGCGATTACCAAAAAGAAACAACCGGAAACCGAGATCAAATATTTCAAATTCCTTCCGGCACTCTATCCTGGCAAAAACCTCATTTTTACGGGTGATTTTAACTGCCCCCAATCGCATACGGTATTTAATCCTTTGAAAAAAATGGGGTATATTCCTGTTTTTGCATTGCAGAAAACATCGCTCAAAAAAGAATGTGCAAACAACAATTGCCTGGCATCGGAATTCGACAATATCTTTTATAATATTGCGGCTATACGGCCCCACACCAATACAGCCCTACTATTCTTTAAAGAATTTGAGACACTCGAAAAAGCCCGGAGCATTTCAGATCATATCCCATTACAATTTTCTTTTTTCCCGAAATAA